A region of Pseudoalteromonas aliena SW19 DNA encodes the following proteins:
- a CDS encoding type II toxin-antitoxin system Phd/YefM family antitoxin: MRQVLADCSASISELKKNPTALLNEADGAAIAILNHNKPAAYLVPAQMYELLMEQLDDYELTKVVQSRRGDLSQAIAVSIDDL; encoded by the coding sequence ATGAGACAGGTTTTAGCTGATTGTTCGGCAAGTATTTCAGAGCTTAAAAAAAATCCAACCGCGCTTTTGAATGAAGCAGATGGTGCTGCAATAGCCATATTAAATCATAATAAGCCCGCAGCTTACTTAGTGCCTGCACAAATGTATGAGCTACTAATGGAACAACTGGATGATTATGAACTAACGAAAGTTGTTCAGAGCCGCAGAGGCGATTTATCTCAAGCGATTGCAGTTAGTATAGATGACTTATAA
- a CDS encoding RDD family protein: MKAKEIEQLQLSSSETREVITPYAFKIDQTLLGLPLATPTRRAFAIIIDVALIFLAAKLSAALIALVAAMAFYKGTAQQYLPKMSSFWRRALKVFAAGFLFVSALTVLSIGIDYLEDDNADQSLAVQGVKIQDEIELTPAEKQRVNAYLTQTADESCDQPCQQNALDNLIGQVPKLAEMDDLQNPQLATVFLQLLVLSENNEIKAAQSIEEKPAQTTTNSILQWGKGIIEDLGLGFGWAAVYFTLFSLLWRGQTPGKKACNIRVVALNGEALGLLDCFGRYGGYGAGFATGLLGFLQIYWDPNRQAIQDKISATVVIKGNLNQVVNVETVVDTVKE; the protein is encoded by the coding sequence ATGAAAGCCAAAGAAATAGAGCAATTACAATTATCGAGCTCTGAAACTAGAGAGGTTATTACGCCATACGCCTTTAAAATTGATCAGACCTTACTAGGTTTGCCTTTAGCAACACCCACACGACGCGCATTCGCGATAATAATTGATGTAGCGCTGATATTTTTAGCCGCTAAACTCAGCGCGGCTTTAATCGCACTTGTCGCTGCAATGGCTTTTTATAAAGGCACTGCGCAGCAATACCTTCCAAAAATGTCATCGTTTTGGCGCAGAGCCCTAAAAGTTTTTGCAGCAGGTTTTTTATTTGTAAGCGCACTTACTGTACTTTCAATTGGCATAGATTACCTAGAAGACGATAACGCAGATCAAAGTTTGGCTGTTCAGGGCGTAAAAATACAAGATGAAATTGAGCTTACTCCCGCAGAAAAACAACGCGTAAATGCTTATTTAACGCAAACAGCCGATGAAAGCTGTGATCAACCTTGCCAACAAAACGCACTTGATAATTTAATTGGGCAAGTTCCCAAGTTAGCAGAAATGGATGACCTACAAAACCCACAACTTGCTACTGTATTTTTACAACTCTTAGTGCTCAGTGAAAATAACGAAATAAAGGCTGCACAGTCAATAGAAGAAAAACCAGCACAAACAACCACAAATAGTATTTTGCAGTGGGGCAAAGGCATTATTGAAGATTTAGGACTAGGCTTTGGCTGGGCTGCTGTTTACTTTACGTTGTTCTCCTTACTTTGGCGCGGCCAAACACCGGGTAAAAAAGCATGCAATATCCGTGTTGTTGCTTTAAATGGTGAGGCATTAGGGTTGCTCGATTGCTTTGGCCGTTACGGCGGCTACGGCGCAGGTTTTGCTACGGGGTTATTGGGGTTCCTGCAGATATACTGGGATCCAAACAGACAAGCCATTCAAGATAAAATATCAGCAACAGTGGTTATTAAAGGTAACTTGAATCAAGTTGTAAATGTTGAAACCGTTGTAGATACAGTGAAAGAGTAA